One Cryptosporangium aurantiacum DNA window includes the following coding sequences:
- a CDS encoding bifunctional riboflavin kinase/FAD synthetase: protein MLRWRGLAESAPDWNRTVVTIGVFDGVHRGHRALIDATVREAAALLPVPRPSGAEPPEAPPVVVVTFDPHPAAILRPDAVPDRLTTLDHRAVLIEGLAADGLTVDGLCTLPFTTELSRLAPEDFVRSVLVEHLRAAAVVVGEGFRFGFRAAGDVALLRTLGAEHGFEVRSVPLLTDADGAVSSSRIRADVAEGEVERAAAALGRPHRVEGVVVRGDQRGRELGFPTANLSSPRYTAVPEDGVYAGWLVRDPARRAGERETPLPAAISIGTNPTFAGERARRVEAFILDFDADIYDETVAVDFAARLRPTVAFSSVDALITQMNADVARVRELLLGGA from the coding sequence GTGCTGCGGTGGCGCGGGCTGGCGGAAAGCGCGCCGGACTGGAACCGGACAGTCGTCACGATCGGGGTCTTCGACGGCGTCCACCGGGGCCATCGGGCACTGATCGACGCGACGGTGCGAGAGGCGGCGGCGCTCCTGCCGGTGCCGAGGCCGTCCGGGGCTGAACCGCCGGAGGCTCCGCCGGTGGTGGTCGTGACGTTCGACCCGCACCCGGCCGCGATTCTCCGCCCGGACGCCGTGCCGGACCGGCTCACCACGCTCGACCACCGCGCGGTGCTGATCGAGGGCCTGGCCGCCGACGGTCTCACCGTGGACGGGCTGTGCACGCTGCCGTTCACCACGGAGCTGTCCCGGCTCGCGCCGGAGGACTTCGTCCGCTCGGTGCTCGTCGAGCACCTGCGCGCGGCGGCGGTCGTCGTCGGCGAGGGTTTCCGGTTCGGGTTCCGCGCGGCGGGTGACGTCGCGCTGCTCCGGACGCTCGGCGCCGAGCACGGTTTCGAGGTGCGCAGCGTCCCGCTGCTGACCGACGCCGACGGCGCGGTGTCCAGTAGCCGCATCCGGGCCGACGTCGCCGAGGGCGAGGTCGAGCGCGCCGCAGCGGCCCTGGGGCGTCCGCATCGGGTCGAGGGTGTGGTCGTCCGTGGCGACCAGCGTGGCCGTGAGCTCGGCTTCCCGACCGCGAACCTGTCGTCGCCGCGGTACACCGCGGTGCCCGAGGACGGCGTCTACGCCGGTTGGCTGGTGCGCGACCCGGCTCGGCGCGCCGGGGAGCGCGAGACGCCGTTGCCGGCGGCGATCAGCATCGGCACCAACCCGACCTTCGCCGGTGAGCGGGCGCGCCGGGTGGAGGCGTTCATCCTCGACTTCGACGCCGACATCTACGACGAGACCGTCGCGGTCGACTTCGCCGCGCGGCTCCGGCCGACGGTCGCGTTCTCGTCGGTGGATGCGCTCATCACCCAGATGAACGCCGACGTCGCGCGGGTGCGGGAATTGCTGCTCGGCGGCGCCTGA
- a CDS encoding polyribonucleotide nucleotidyltransferase, which yields MSEHTVTEVVATIDNGNHPSREIRFSTGRFARQAAGSVTAQLGDTLVLSATTASKSPKEHFDFFPLTVDVEERMYAAGRIPGSFFRREGRPSEDAILTCRLIDRPLRPTFVKGLRNEVQVVVTVMSLDPDTLYDVVAINAASLSTQLAGLPFNGPIGATRMAFVGGDWIAFPTHTELATATFDMVVAGRVTEAGEVAIMMVEAEATEGTVALIAGGAPAPTEEVVAAGLEAAKPAIRKLVEAQAEVAAKAAKPTAEYPVFLDYQDDAYDAVAAAVTTELDAALRIAGKQEREAELDRVKGLAIERVAAQFEGREKEVGGALKALTKKLIRQRVLRDKVRIDGRGLTDIRTLSAEVEVLPRVHGSALFERGETQILGVTTLNMLRMEQQLDTLAPETRKRYMHNYNFPPYSTGETGRVGSPKRREIGHGALAERALVPVLPSREEFPYAIRQVSEALGSNGSTSMGSVCASTMSLLNAGVPLKAPVAGIAMGLISDTVDGKTEYVALTDILGAEDAYGDMDFKVAGTKEFVTALQLDTKLDGIPSEVLAGALTQAKDARLTILEVMGEAIDGPDEMSPFAPRVTTVTIPVDKIGAVIGPKGQMINSIQDDTGADITIEDDGTIYVGASDGPSAQAAVDRINAIANPTMPKIGERYLGTVVKTAAFGAFVSLVPGKDGLVHISKLGNGKRIGKVEDVVKVGDKIQVEITDIDARGKISLVPVREEAAKPADAPAEAPADAEPAAPAATS from the coding sequence ATGTCAGAACACACCGTGACCGAGGTCGTCGCGACCATCGACAACGGCAACCACCCGTCGCGCGAGATCCGGTTCAGCACCGGCCGGTTCGCCCGGCAGGCAGCCGGCTCCGTGACCGCCCAGCTCGGCGACACGCTCGTGCTGTCGGCGACCACCGCGTCGAAGAGCCCGAAGGAGCACTTCGACTTCTTCCCGCTCACGGTCGACGTCGAGGAGCGGATGTACGCCGCGGGTCGCATCCCCGGCTCGTTCTTCCGCCGTGAGGGCCGCCCCAGCGAGGACGCGATCCTCACCTGCCGTCTGATCGACCGCCCGCTGCGCCCGACGTTCGTCAAGGGCCTGCGCAACGAGGTCCAGGTCGTCGTGACGGTCATGTCGCTCGACCCCGACACGCTCTACGACGTCGTGGCGATCAACGCCGCGTCGCTCTCCACCCAGCTCGCCGGCCTGCCGTTCAACGGCCCGATCGGCGCGACCCGGATGGCGTTCGTCGGCGGCGACTGGATCGCGTTCCCGACCCACACCGAGCTGGCCACCGCCACGTTCGACATGGTCGTCGCCGGCCGTGTCACCGAGGCGGGCGAGGTCGCGATCATGATGGTCGAGGCCGAGGCCACCGAGGGCACCGTCGCGCTGATCGCGGGCGGCGCTCCGGCGCCGACCGAGGAGGTCGTCGCCGCCGGTCTCGAGGCCGCGAAGCCGGCCATCCGGAAGCTGGTCGAGGCGCAGGCCGAGGTCGCCGCCAAGGCCGCGAAGCCGACCGCCGAGTACCCGGTCTTCCTCGACTACCAGGACGACGCCTACGACGCCGTCGCCGCCGCGGTGACCACCGAGCTGGACGCCGCACTGCGGATCGCGGGCAAGCAGGAGCGCGAGGCCGAGCTCGACCGGGTCAAGGGCCTGGCGATCGAGCGGGTCGCGGCGCAGTTCGAGGGTCGCGAGAAGGAGGTCGGCGGCGCGCTCAAGGCGCTGACCAAGAAGCTCATCCGTCAGCGCGTGCTGCGCGACAAGGTCCGCATCGACGGCCGTGGGCTCACCGACATCCGGACGCTCTCCGCCGAGGTCGAGGTACTCCCGCGGGTGCACGGCTCGGCGCTGTTCGAGCGCGGCGAGACCCAGATCCTGGGCGTCACGACGCTGAACATGCTCCGGATGGAGCAGCAGCTGGACACGCTCGCGCCGGAGACCCGCAAGCGCTACATGCACAACTACAACTTCCCGCCGTACTCGACCGGTGAGACCGGCCGGGTGGGCTCGCCGAAGCGCCGCGAGATCGGCCACGGCGCGCTGGCCGAGCGGGCGCTGGTGCCGGTGCTGCCGAGCCGCGAGGAGTTCCCCTACGCGATCCGGCAGGTCTCCGAGGCGCTGGGCTCCAACGGCTCGACGTCGATGGGGTCGGTCTGCGCCTCGACGATGTCGCTGCTCAACGCCGGTGTTCCGCTGAAGGCGCCGGTCGCGGGCATCGCGATGGGCCTGATCAGCGACACCGTCGACGGCAAGACCGAGTACGTCGCGCTGACCGACATCCTCGGTGCCGAGGACGCGTACGGCGACATGGATTTCAAGGTCGCCGGCACCAAGGAGTTCGTGACCGCGCTCCAGCTCGACACGAAGCTCGACGGCATCCCGTCCGAGGTGCTCGCCGGTGCGCTCACCCAGGCCAAGGACGCCCGCCTGACCATCCTCGAGGTGATGGGCGAGGCGATCGACGGCCCGGACGAGATGAGCCCGTTCGCGCCGCGCGTCACCACCGTGACGATCCCGGTCGACAAGATCGGCGCGGTCATCGGCCCGAAGGGCCAGATGATCAACTCGATCCAGGACGACACCGGCGCCGACATCACGATCGAGGACGACGGCACGATCTACGTCGGCGCCTCGGACGGCCCGTCGGCGCAGGCCGCGGTCGACCGGATCAACGCGATCGCGAACCCGACGATGCCGAAGATCGGCGAGCGGTACCTCGGCACGGTCGTCAAGACCGCCGCCTTCGGTGCGTTCGTCTCGCTGGTCCCCGGCAAGGACGGTCTGGTCCACATCTCGAAGCTCGGCAACGGGAAGCGGATCGGCAAGGTCGAGGACGTCGTCAAGGTCGGTGACAAGATCCAGGTCGAGATCACCGACATCGACGCCCGCGGCAAGATCAGCCTGGTTCCGGTGCGGGAAGAGGCGGCGAAGCCCGCCGACGCCCCCGCCGAGGCCCCGGCCGACGCCGAGCCCGCAGCGCCCGCGGCGACTTCGTGA
- a CDS encoding zf-TFIIB domain-containing protein — MICPKCQAPMRQYERAGVTIDQCSECRGIFLDRGELERLVDAEDKYSRGSHGAPSAPPPAPGYPAQGYPTHGQPGYAQPGYGQQQPYPTHSSHSARYGTHGSYGHHGHRRHRGHRRNKSFFDDLFG; from the coding sequence ATGATCTGTCCGAAGTGCCAGGCACCGATGCGACAGTACGAGCGAGCCGGCGTGACCATCGACCAGTGCAGCGAGTGCCGGGGAATCTTCCTCGACCGCGGTGAGCTGGAGCGGTTGGTCGACGCGGAGGACAAGTACTCCCGGGGCTCGCACGGGGCGCCCAGCGCGCCGCCGCCCGCGCCGGGGTATCCGGCCCAGGGGTACCCGACGCACGGCCAGCCCGGTTACGCACAGCCCGGTTACGGGCAGCAGCAGCCGTATCCCACCCACTCGTCGCACTCGGCGCGGTACGGGACGCACGGTTCCTACGGCCACCACGGCCACCGTCGCCACCGCGGTCACCGCCGCAACAAGTCTTTTTTTGATGACCTTTTCGGCTGA
- the rpsO gene encoding 30S ribosomal protein S15 → MALAADVKKQIIAEYSTVDNDTGSPEVQVALLSRRINDLTEHMKAHKHDHHSRRGLLLLVGRRRRLLNYLAKTDINRYRSLIERLGLRR, encoded by the coding sequence GTGGCGCTCGCTGCAGACGTCAAGAAGCAGATCATCGCCGAATACTCGACGGTGGACAACGACACCGGCTCCCCCGAGGTCCAGGTCGCTCTGCTGTCTCGGCGTATCAACGACCTGACCGAGCACATGAAGGCGCACAAGCACGACCACCACAGCCGCCGTGGGCTGCTGCTGCTGGTCGGCCGTCGTCGTCGGCTGCTCAACTACCTCGCCAAGACCGACATCAACCGCTACCGGTCGCTGATCGAGCGACTCGGCCTGCGGCGCTGA
- a CDS encoding M16 family metallopeptidase, with product MTYRGQFARPEGIAARAVVPSGVADARFGGTVRRTVLPNGLRIVTEALPTVRSVSFGIWVGIGSRDETPRLAGASHFLEHLLFKGTRRRNAWDISAQIEAVGGDTNAFTAKEYTCYYARVLDSDLPLAVDVVCDMLTSSLVTASDLEVERQVILEEIAMHDDEPSDVVHDLFTTALYGDHPLGRPVIGTTESITAMNRAQVAGFYRRRYTPPQLVVSAAGNLDHDETVRLVAAAFDAATRDLPGGEPVAPRRGAAVSAARPTLAVRAKETEQAHLVLGVPALDRHDERRFALGVLDQALGGGMSSRLFQEIREQRGLAYSVYSYDTQYADAGLFGVYAGCAPRRAHDVLDLMRSELDRVATSGLTDEEVRRGKGMLRGATVLGLEDTGSRMSRIGKAELLYGNILSIDEVLARIDAVTPDDVRAIADDLFTGPVSLGVVGPFAETDFDGFDLGGDRGSVAEAARRTTPSEGRA from the coding sequence GTGACTTACCGCGGGCAGTTCGCCCGCCCGGAGGGGATCGCGGCACGCGCCGTGGTCCCCTCCGGGGTTGCTGACGCGCGGTTCGGCGGCACCGTCCGCCGAACCGTTCTCCCGAACGGCCTGCGCATCGTCACCGAGGCGCTGCCGACCGTCCGCAGCGTCTCGTTCGGCATCTGGGTCGGCATCGGTTCCCGCGACGAGACCCCGCGGCTGGCCGGTGCGTCGCACTTCCTCGAACACCTGCTGTTCAAGGGCACGCGCCGGCGTAACGCCTGGGACATCTCGGCGCAGATCGAAGCGGTCGGCGGCGACACCAACGCGTTCACCGCGAAGGAGTACACCTGCTACTACGCGCGGGTGCTCGACAGCGACCTGCCGCTCGCCGTCGACGTCGTCTGCGACATGCTGACCTCGTCCCTGGTCACCGCGTCCGACCTGGAGGTCGAACGCCAGGTGATCCTGGAAGAGATCGCCATGCACGACGACGAGCCGAGCGACGTCGTGCACGACCTGTTCACGACCGCGCTCTACGGCGACCACCCGCTCGGCCGCCCGGTGATCGGCACCACCGAGTCGATCACCGCGATGAACCGCGCGCAGGTCGCCGGCTTCTACCGCCGCCGGTACACGCCGCCGCAGCTGGTCGTCTCCGCCGCGGGCAACCTCGACCACGACGAGACGGTCCGGCTGGTCGCCGCCGCGTTCGACGCCGCGACCCGGGACCTGCCCGGCGGCGAGCCGGTCGCGCCCCGCCGTGGTGCGGCGGTCAGCGCGGCCCGGCCGACGCTCGCGGTGCGGGCCAAGGAGACCGAGCAGGCGCATCTGGTGCTGGGCGTGCCCGCACTCGATCGGCACGACGAGCGGCGGTTCGCGCTCGGCGTCCTCGACCAGGCGCTCGGTGGGGGCATGAGCAGCCGACTGTTCCAGGAGATCCGGGAGCAGCGAGGGCTGGCCTACTCGGTCTACTCCTACGACACCCAGTACGCCGATGCCGGTCTGTTCGGCGTCTACGCCGGGTGCGCCCCACGGCGAGCCCACGACGTCCTCGACCTGATGCGGTCGGAACTCGACCGGGTCGCCACGTCCGGCCTCACCGACGAGGAGGTCCGGCGGGGCAAGGGCATGCTGCGCGGTGCGACCGTGCTCGGCCTGGAGGACACCGGCTCCCGGATGAGCCGGATCGGTAAGGCCGAGCTGCTGTACGGCAACATCCTCTCGATCGACGAGGTGCTGGCTCGGATCGACGCGGTGACTCCGGACGACGTCCGGGCGATCGCCGACGACCTCTTCACCGGACCGGTCTCGCTCGGCGTCGTCGGGCCGTTCGCCGAGACCGACTTCGACGGGTTCGACCTGGGTGGTGACCGCGGCAGCGTCGCGGAGGCCGCCCGGCGGACCACTCCTTCGGAAGGACGGGCATAA
- the rbfA gene encoding 30S ribosome-binding factor RbfA, with protein sequence MADAARARKLAVRIREIVAETLRTQVKDPRLGMVTVTDAKVTADLHDATVYYTVYGDDAERAATAAALESARGVLRSAVGRQTGVRFTPTLTFSPDEVPDTAKHIDDLLAEARRADAEVQRQAVGANYAGEADPYKHEDDDEDAPAEEPVDVPDRSGR encoded by the coding sequence ATGGCTGACGCAGCACGGGCGAGGAAGCTCGCCGTCCGGATCCGGGAGATCGTCGCGGAGACCCTCCGGACGCAGGTGAAGGACCCGCGGCTCGGCATGGTGACGGTGACCGACGCGAAGGTCACTGCCGACCTGCACGACGCGACCGTCTACTACACCGTCTACGGGGACGACGCCGAGCGCGCCGCCACCGCGGCGGCACTGGAGAGCGCGCGGGGCGTCCTGCGCAGCGCGGTCGGGCGGCAGACCGGGGTGCGGTTCACCCCGACGCTGACGTTCAGCCCCGACGAGGTCCCCGACACCGCCAAACACATCGACGACCTGCTGGCCGAGGCCCGCCGGGCGGACGCCGAGGTGCAGCGGCAGGCCGTCGGCGCGAACTACGCCGGCGAGGCCGACCCCTACAAGCACGAGGACGACGACGAGGACGCGCCGGCCGAGGAGCCGGTCGACGTCCCCGACCGGAGCGGCCGGTGA
- a CDS encoding DUF503 domain-containing protein — translation MFTGTLEFDVVLPPDSRSLKAKRAYVRPVVAALRRLEVSAAEVGDQELHGRTAIGVAAVAGTAHHVGEVLDACERLVAGRPELELLSVRRRLHSSDDD, via the coding sequence GTGTTCACCGGGACGTTGGAATTCGACGTGGTGCTGCCCCCGGACAGCCGCAGCCTCAAGGCCAAGCGGGCGTACGTCCGACCCGTGGTCGCCGCACTCCGGCGGCTGGAGGTGTCCGCGGCGGAAGTCGGCGACCAAGAACTGCACGGCCGCACGGCGATCGGGGTGGCGGCGGTGGCCGGCACCGCTCACCACGTCGGCGAGGTACTGGACGCCTGCGAGCGATTGGTTGCCGGGCGTCCGGAGTTGGAGCTTCTGTCGGTGCGTCGTCGGCTGCATTCCAGCGACGACGATTGA
- a CDS encoding GNAT family N-acetyltransferase, with protein MVDAFVRPARPDDAVAVARLQLATWRIAYAQVIPATVLDALEEDEVAAQWHSAIVEPPTPRHRLLVAYEGAEIVGFAAIGPASGEDLVGPGYASEAPTAAGEWDATALLVNTLLVEPRWGRRGHGSRLLAAVADLARQQGFTRAVAWVLEADQATRSLLESTGWAPDGVGRVLDMDGTEVAEIRLVTDLTPADPQ; from the coding sequence ATGGTCGACGCGTTTGTCCGGCCGGCGCGGCCGGATGATGCCGTCGCCGTGGCCCGCCTCCAACTCGCCACCTGGCGTATTGCCTACGCCCAGGTGATCCCGGCGACCGTTCTCGATGCGTTGGAAGAGGACGAGGTCGCCGCGCAGTGGCATTCGGCGATCGTCGAGCCGCCGACACCGCGGCATCGGTTGCTCGTGGCCTACGAGGGCGCGGAGATCGTCGGGTTCGCGGCGATCGGACCCGCCTCGGGCGAGGACCTCGTCGGCCCCGGGTACGCGTCCGAGGCACCGACCGCGGCCGGCGAGTGGGACGCCACCGCGCTACTGGTCAACACGCTGCTGGTCGAGCCGCGCTGGGGGCGGCGCGGCCACGGCAGCCGCCTGCTCGCCGCCGTCGCCGACCTCGCGCGGCAGCAGGGCTTCACCCGGGCGGTGGCCTGGGTACTGGAGGCCGACCAGGCCACCCGCAGCCTGCTGGAGTCGACCGGTTGGGCTCCCGACGGCGTCGGCCGCGTCCTGGACATGGACGGCACCGAAGTCGCCGAGATCCGCCTGGTCACCGACCTCACCCCCGCCGACCCCCAGTAA
- the truB gene encoding tRNA pseudouridine(55) synthase TruB, translating to MSANRTPATSGLVVVDKPSGMTSHDVVGRMRRIAKTRKIGHAGTLDPMATGVLVLGVERATKLLGHLTLTAKTYVATIRLGYATVTDDREGARLDGGSAADVPLDAVRAGMVALTGSIEQVPSAVSAVKVDGRRAYDRVRSGEEVALAARRVTVSRFDLLAERRPEPELLDLDVIVECSSGTYIRALARDLGRTLGTGGHLTALRRTRVGPFTDRDARTLDELADAADAGEDPVTLDLDRAVNAAFPRRDVDAATATVLGHGGRLSTTGLTGPYGVFGPDGRVVALVVERDGAARPEVVLRPSG from the coding sequence CTGAGCGCGAACCGGACCCCCGCGACCAGCGGTCTGGTCGTCGTCGACAAGCCGTCCGGGATGACCTCGCACGACGTCGTCGGCCGGATGCGACGGATCGCGAAGACCCGCAAGATCGGGCACGCCGGGACGCTCGACCCGATGGCCACCGGCGTGCTGGTGCTCGGCGTCGAGCGGGCGACGAAGCTGCTCGGCCACCTGACGCTGACCGCGAAGACCTACGTCGCCACGATCCGCCTCGGCTACGCCACGGTGACCGACGACCGGGAGGGCGCGCGGCTGGACGGTGGCAGCGCCGCCGACGTGCCGTTGGACGCCGTCCGCGCCGGCATGGTCGCGCTCACCGGCTCGATCGAACAGGTGCCGTCCGCCGTGTCCGCCGTGAAGGTGGACGGGCGGCGCGCCTACGACCGGGTGCGATCCGGCGAGGAGGTGGCGCTGGCGGCCCGTCGGGTGACCGTGTCGCGCTTCGACCTGCTCGCCGAACGGCGTCCGGAGCCGGAGTTGCTCGACCTGGACGTCATCGTCGAATGCTCGTCCGGCACGTACATCCGGGCGCTCGCCCGTGACCTCGGCCGGACCCTCGGGACCGGCGGTCACCTGACCGCGCTACGCCGGACCCGGGTCGGCCCGTTCACCGATCGGGACGCCCGGACGCTCGACGAACTGGCCGACGCGGCCGACGCGGGAGAGGATCCCGTCACACTCGATCTCGACCGCGCCGTGAACGCGGCGTTTCCGCGGCGCGACGTCGACGCGGCGACCGCCACCGTGCTGGGGCACGGCGGACGGCTGTCGACGACCGGTCTGACCGGCCCGTACGGCGTCTTCGGGCCGGACGGGCGGGTGGTGGCGCTGGTGGTGGAGCGGGACGGTGCGGCGCGTCCGGAGGTCGTGCTGCGGCCGTCCGGCTGA
- the dapB gene encoding 4-hydroxy-tetrahydrodipicolinate reductase, protein MGATRVGVIGARGRMGAEAVRAVTAADDLELVAQIGSGDPLDALTDAQVVVEFTRPDAVLDNVRWCVERGLHVVTGTTGFTEERLDTVRGWLASAPEVGVAVVPNFALGAVLMMRFAETAARYFESVEIVELHHPQKVDAPSGTARLTAERISAARASAGLGAPPDATTDLVAGARGAAIAGIPVHSVRARGLVAHQEVLFGAAGETLTIRHDSFDRTSFMPGVLLAVRKVTNRPGLTVGLDPLLDL, encoded by the coding sequence GTGGGAGCGACGCGGGTCGGCGTGATCGGTGCGCGCGGGCGGATGGGCGCTGAGGCGGTCCGTGCGGTGACCGCCGCCGACGACCTGGAGCTGGTGGCTCAGATCGGATCGGGCGATCCGCTCGACGCGCTCACCGACGCTCAGGTGGTCGTGGAGTTCACCCGCCCGGACGCCGTGCTCGACAACGTGCGGTGGTGCGTCGAGCGCGGCTTGCACGTCGTCACCGGCACCACCGGTTTCACCGAGGAGCGTCTCGACACGGTTCGCGGCTGGCTGGCCTCCGCGCCCGAGGTGGGCGTGGCCGTCGTGCCGAACTTCGCGCTCGGCGCCGTGCTGATGATGCGGTTCGCCGAGACCGCGGCGCGCTACTTCGAGTCGGTCGAGATCGTCGAACTGCACCACCCGCAGAAGGTCGACGCCCCCAGCGGCACCGCCCGGCTGACCGCCGAGCGAATCTCGGCCGCGCGGGCGTCCGCCGGCCTCGGTGCACCGCCCGACGCCACCACCGACCTGGTCGCCGGAGCCCGCGGGGCCGCGATCGCCGGCATCCCGGTGCACTCGGTCCGGGCACGTGGCCTGGTCGCGCACCAGGAGGTGCTGTTCGGTGCGGCGGGGGAGACGCTCACGATCCGGCACGACTCGTTCGACCGCACGTCGTTCATGCCGGGCGTGCTGCTAGCCGTCCGTAAAGTGACCAACCGTCCGGGGCTGACCGTCGGCCTCGATCCGCTGCTGGACCTGTGA
- a CDS encoding DHH family phosphoesterase, producing the protein MQPSRSAADGAGITGAITEDAWDRALTLLRGDSKIVLACHLNPDGDALGSMLATGLGLRQLGISVQASFSNPFRLPQSLTQLAGRELLVPPEQVVAEPDVLVTFDTGSVDRLGDLAPLVAAAGDVIVVDHHITNGGFGTHNLIDPQAAATAVVVDDLLARLGVRLDAAIAECLYVGLSTDTASFRGAATSPSTHELAARLLATGIRPDEISRRLYDARPVRSLHLLADVLGRVVLEPGAAGGAGLSWSYVTQDDLARHGVGMEWVEGVVDMIRGAEESTVAMVAKQTGPGEWSISLRSRGPVDVGALSVRLGGGGHRLAAGFTGRGPLEGVVDALRTALDAVPVTS; encoded by the coding sequence GTGCAGCCCAGCCGGAGTGCGGCGGACGGTGCCGGAATCACCGGCGCGATTACCGAGGACGCCTGGGACCGGGCGCTAACGCTGCTGCGTGGCGACAGCAAGATCGTGCTGGCCTGCCACCTCAACCCGGACGGCGACGCGCTGGGCAGCATGCTCGCCACCGGCCTGGGGCTGCGTCAGCTCGGTATCTCGGTGCAGGCCTCGTTCAGCAACCCGTTCCGGCTGCCGCAGTCGCTGACCCAGCTCGCGGGCCGGGAACTGCTGGTGCCGCCGGAGCAGGTCGTCGCCGAGCCGGACGTCCTGGTGACGTTCGACACCGGCAGCGTGGACCGGCTCGGTGACCTGGCGCCGCTGGTGGCCGCGGCCGGCGACGTGATCGTCGTCGACCACCACATCACCAACGGCGGGTTCGGCACCCACAACCTGATCGACCCGCAGGCGGCCGCGACGGCCGTCGTCGTCGACGATCTGCTCGCCCGGCTGGGGGTCCGGCTCGACGCTGCGATCGCCGAGTGCCTCTACGTCGGCCTGTCCACCGACACCGCCTCGTTCCGTGGTGCGGCGACCTCGCCGTCGACGCACGAGCTGGCGGCGCGGCTGCTCGCGACCGGCATCCGCCCGGACGAGATCAGCCGCCGTCTCTACGACGCCCGTCCGGTGCGGTCCCTGCACCTGCTCGCCGACGTGCTCGGCCGGGTGGTGCTGGAGCCGGGCGCGGCCGGTGGGGCGGGGCTGAGCTGGTCCTACGTCACCCAGGACGACCTGGCCCGGCACGGGGTGGGCATGGAGTGGGTGGAGGGCGTCGTGGACATGATCCGCGGCGCCGAAGAGAGCACGGTCGCGATGGTCGCCAAGCAGACCGGGCCCGGCGAGTGGTCGATCTCGTTGCGCTCGCGTGGCCCGGTCGACGTCGGCGCGCTGTCCGTACGGCTCGGCGGCGGCGGCCACCGGCTCGCGGCGGGATTCACCGGGCGCGGGCCGCTCGAGGGTGTCGTGGACGCCCTGCGCACGGCCCTCGACGCGGTTCCGGTGACGAGCTGA